Within the Ranitomeya imitator isolate aRanImi1 chromosome 8, aRanImi1.pri, whole genome shotgun sequence genome, the region gtcagggccaaggtgtggcgtcaggacggcgagtgagtatttttattaaacaatttctttttttttttttgattagcatcctgctttcactagggatgtttagtaagcttacattcaaacttttcagggtagcaagtattgggggaaggtagcAAAGGTGAAACAACCAAAACATTcaaaaatacaggtgtagaaaccatcaatatacatatatcaaatgacaaaggatagggccaaggtacatatcatgacaggtgctggtgtttgttaatatttgcatatttgtaaccttttctgtttgtaatttttctaggtttcacaacgggaccatggagtcattgatgtggagctcctcatatcaagcatccaggagcgtggcccgttgtgggacagccgtgactcccggcacatggaccaggtggtgttgaggcgtttgtgggtagaggtggcaaagtcgctgtgggagggctttgacatagctcctgcaaaggacaaagccaactttggtgagtattgctgatacgccgtgcagatacgttgctatgacccaccatctttccaggataaacacaaccgtgtgtgatgcaataaacacctaaagttttgcatcgcacacggttgttttatccatttcaaatgctacatatgtaaccttttttttcctttgcattcacagttaaaaggttgaggatcagatggcgatccatcaaggaccgtttcaataaggggctacgggcagaggaggagcgctcgaagagtggtgctgctgcggccaagtctgtgccctataaatattccaaatgtttacagttcttaagaccagtccttggccgccgtcagtaagtattttgtccacaaaacatattgcacagccccattacagtgcccagccacatagcctactgcacaaacacatagtacattgcccagccacgtacattgtgcatccacatagtatattggcaggtaacaatatcgcagccacataccacacgttctagccacgtatccacatagtatatttcacaggcacatactgtattgcccatccatgtagtcagcgtaacatattggccatccacgtaaatgtatccctattaaaatgctatataggccattagttaattttttgggttaagcgtgagtccttgtagtccatgacaggttaagttctgagtcagggtagttctgattgcaggaataatgatgaagtctcgatcacatgagtctaacatcatggtcgttcctgcaatcagatcagtgaaatcactgggtttttttttatttaattttttatcttgacattaaattttcaactatttttgtggcataggcagcttccagaaagagttttCGATTACAAAATTTTTATACCCACAGTGGTATACGGTCAAAATGCTTTGACAGCGGGAATGTTCATGATTGTTATCGTCGGCCCtaacggtcagctggcgataacaatcagaaattaattattggccacacagactgtgagacagaggatttgtattattgtgtaatgtaatgctatttttattccaggagttggcgtatgggagaggttattcattgaagactaattttttcattatcttttcacaggacacacagcagcaccctcgagagagctcgccccgcagaagcggtccttcatgaatcgccatctgatccatcacagccctcccacagcgacagcaggcttgcaccaccatctggtgaaccggcagccggtacatcaggtgttcccctggccgaggcctctggcgcaccttcgtttgggtattcccgacagcgccagcgggcctcggacaggccaaccatgcccgaatttttgcatttgagcacggttttccagaactgtttcaaggcgttgagcgataacatggacactcgtctgtccaatatcgaccggcgccttgaaacaattgaaaccgagctctcaaatccggcaaaacatttttttagtaccattgctaagggcatggtggaacaccttacgccggaactacagatttcagtgatgcagtcctgcaacacttcctacgtgagggctctccagcaggctggggtcatgcagtcagcgacaatggcagtagtgccgtcgctggcaa harbors:
- the LOC138647707 gene encoding uncharacterized protein, which codes for MATVSESSQSAQGSVASSSEGEGSQREQRGQGQGVASGRRVSQRDHGVIDVELLISSIQERGPLWDSRDSRHMDQVVLRRLWVEVAKSLWEGFDIAPAKDKANFVKRLRIRWRSIKDRFNKGLRAEEERSKSGAAAAKSVPYKYSKCLQFLRPVLGRRQTHSSTLERARPAEAVLHESPSDPSQPSHSDSRLAPPSGEPAAGTSGVPLAEASGAPSFGYSRQRQRASDRPTMPEFLHLSTVFQNCFKALSDNMDTRLSNIDRRLETIETELSNPAKHFFSTIAKGMVEHLTPELQISVMQSCNTSYVRALQQAGVMQSATMAVVPSLASMTPTPAGEPLQPPHRGPRAERRHHRHHNIVPPTPAPAMPSSSRRRHHAGEPATGPKNKKKKRKHRRAHKEALVAVPVTTPTVRRGSSRSRSSHGQTRLVLPPPSPTEVAVSSPVYPGEGLDLPSSLLDYVSSSSPSSSSSPSSSHFSHHSREDTYHSPLVAQVETP